A single window of Oncorhynchus clarkii lewisi isolate Uvic-CL-2024 chromosome 10, UVic_Ocla_1.0, whole genome shotgun sequence DNA harbors:
- the LOC139419153 gene encoding large ribosomal subunit protein uL6 has protein sequence MKTILSNQTVDIPDGVEVRLKGRTVIVKGPRGVLRREFNHINLELSLLGKTHKKLRVDKWWGNRKELATVRTICSHVQNMIKGVTMGFRYKMRSVYAHFPINVVMQESGALVEIRNFLGEKYIRRVRMRQGVSCAVSAAQKDELILEGNDIELVSNSAALIQQATTVKNKDIRKFLDGIYVSEKGTVVQKED, from the exons ATGAAGACCATTCTCAGTAACCAGACTGTGGATATCCCCGACGGTG tcgaGGTGAGGCTGAAGGGACGGACTGTCATCGTCAAGGGTCCCCGGGGGGTTCTCCGCAGGGAGTTCAACCACATCAACCTGGAACTCAGCCTGTTGGGGAAGACGCACAAAAAG CTGCGTGTGGATAAATGGTGGGGCAACAGGAAGGAGCTGGCCACAGTCAGGACCATCTGCAGTCACGTCCAGAACATGATCAAGGGAGTCACCATG ggttTCCGCTATAAGATGCGCTCGGTGTACGCCCATTTCCCCATCAACGTTGTGATGCAGGAGAGTGGAGCTCTGGTGGAGATCAGGAACTTCCTGGGGGAGAAATACATCCGTCGGGTCCGCATGAGACAGG gtgtgtCCTGTGCCGTGTCTGCAGCCCAGAAGGATGAGTTGATTCTGGAGGGAAACGATATTGAGCTGGTGTCTAACTCTG cCGCTCTCATCCAGCAAGCCACCACGGTCAAAAACAAGGATATCAGGAAGTTCCTGGACGGAATCTACGTGTCTGAGAAGGGAACGGTGGTCCAGAAAGAGGATTAG
- the LOC139419152 gene encoding lipoyl synthase, mitochondrial-like encodes MLVKVMALVKQSYFIAGRFSSNHRWLNPKCNQHVYAVSGLTTAARSSQTQKDRKKELSDDGPGLQDFISGELSEKNNWEEYRGNLKRQKGERLRLPPWLKTEIPIGKNYNKLKNTLRDLNLHTVCEEARCPNIGECWGGGEHGTATATIMLMGDTCTRGCRFCSVKTARQPSPLDPDEPYNTAKAIAAWGLDYVVLTSVDRDDIADGGAEHFAKTVSNLKERNSQIMVECLTPDFRGDLAAVEKIAQSGLDVYAHNVETVRELQRHVRDPRANIDQSLNVLRHAKAVRPDILTKTSIMLGLGETDRQIYNTLTELREAGVDCLTLGQYMQPTKRHLKVEEYVTPERFGHWEEVGKEMGFVYTASGPLVRSSYKAGEFFLKNLLEKRKAAAE; translated from the exons ATGTTAGTTAAAGTCATGGCTTTGGTCAAACAAAGTTATTTTATTGCGGGTCGTTTCTCCAGCAACCACCGGTGGTTGAATCCCAAATGCAACCAACAT GTGTACGCCGTCAGCGGACTGACCACAGCGGCCAGGTCATCCCAGACACAGAAGGACCGCAAGAAGGAGCTGTCCGATGACGGGCCCGGCCTCCAGGACTTTATATCCGGGGAGCTGTCTGAGAAGAACAACTGGGAGGAGTACAGGGGTAACCtgaagagacagaagggagagag GCTGAGACTTCCCCCGTGGCTGAAGACTGAGATTCCTATTGGCAAGAACTACaacaagctgaagaacaccctGAGAGACCTCAACCTGCACACG GTGTGTGAGGAGGCCAGGTGTCCTAACATTGGGGAGTGTTGGGGAGGAGGGGAACATGGTACGGCTACAGCTACCATCATG ttgaTGGGGGACACATGTACCCGTGGCTGTAGGTTCTGTTCTGTGAAGACAGCTCGTCAGCCCTCTCCCCTGGACCCAGATGAGCCCTATAACACAGCCAAGGCCATCGCTGCCTGGGGGCTAGACTATGTGGTTCTGACCTCTGTGGACAGAGACG ATATCGCTGACGGAGGGGCGGAGCATTTTGCCAAGACCGTCTCCAACCTGAAGGAGAG GAACTCCCAGATCATGGTGGAATGTCTGACCCCTGATTTCCGAGGAGATCTGGCAGCGGTGGAGAAGATCGCCCAATCAGGGCTGGACGTTTACGCCCACAATGTGGAGACCGTCCGCGAGCTGCAGAG ACACGTCCGTGATCCGCGGGCGAACATCGACCAATCCCTGAATGTCCTGCGTCATGCCAAGGCCGTCAGACCAGACATTCTCACCAAGACCTCCATCATGTTGGGTCTCGGagagacggaccggcagatttaTAACACACTgaccg agcTGAGAGAGGCAGGAGTGGATTGTCTAACACTGGGACAGTACATGCAGCCCACCAAACGCCACCTCAag gtggagGAGTACGTAACTCCTGAGAGGTTTGGCCACtgggaggaggtggggaaggagatGGGATTCGTCTACACAGCCAGCGGACCCTTAGTGCGCTCCTCATACAAAGCAG